TCGCGCCGCTTTTCCAGTTCGACCGGGCGCCGGGGGACATGCCTTACCGGACGGACAACATTCGTTTGCCGCTTGGGACGGACGACGCGCTTCGGCGCAACGCCGATCATTTCAAGATCTCCGGCGGCTATGCGACGCCGGGCGACACCTTGGAGGCCTTGGGGCAGGCAACGCTGCGCCGACCGGAGGGTTACCTGCGCGCCTTCGCGCGCGGGACCGATGCGCGCGACGGTTTCGAGGGCGGCGACGGCCAGCAGGTTCCCTTCGAATACTCCCGCAACAGCCAGCAGCTCGTGTTGGGCTGGACGCCCTCGGCGGACTTCGAAGCCTTCGCCGTTCTGCTGCGCGACGATATCGATGACGACGCGACACCGTCATCGCGGTTGGACAATCTCGAGACCGACCGACTGGTCGGGCGGCTCGGTTTCGAGCTCAGGGATGTTCCGGGTGAGGCGGTCTCGCGCGTCAGGGCGGAGATGCGCATCCGCGACGTCGAGCGGGTCAACAACAACTTCGACGTCCGGGATTTCACGGTTGCGCCCGGTGCCCGGCGGATCGAGGTCGAAAACGAACGCTTTTTCATCGACGGCCGCCTGTTCGGAGACTTCACCGCCGGCGCCTTCGAGAACCGGCTCGGCCTCGATTGGATCGTCGAGCGGCGCGACGGAGACCGCTTGACCGATCTGAACGCCGCGAGCCCCGAACCGCGCTTGAATGGGCTGGCCTCGCCCTTGTTCCCCGATATCGCGGTCGCCGAATTCGGGCCGACCTTCGAGACGGCGACCAGTCTGAGCGCGGACGACCACATGCGCTTCGGCCTGGGGTATCGCTTCGTCCACGCGGATGCGCAGGATGTCGATACAGCCGGTCAGGGGCCTTTCGCCAATCTCGCGCCAGGCTTGCCCGCCACGGCCTCCAATCTCTACGACTTCTACTACGGGTCGACGGAGGTCGAGCAGAACGATCACCTGCTGTCGGCCAGGGCCGTCTATCAGCATGAGACCCTGGACGACCGGCTGACGCTGTTCGGCGAGGTCGCGCGCACGGACCGCGCCGCGGACTCCAAGGAACGCTATTGGGCCGGAACCACGCCGCCGCCCCAGGCGGCAAACCGCCTGGTGGGTAATCCCGAACTCGAGCCCGAACGGCACTATCAGGCGGCGGCCGGCTTCATCTTCGACGGTCCCGACTGGATCGACTTCGGGCGTGCAAGGCGCGGCGGTACGACGCTGCTGCCGGGCGCCTGGCAGATCTCCGGAGCCCTACGATTCTCCCACGTCGAAGACTTCATCACGCGCGACTCCGCGAGGCTGCAGTCGGGGGTGTTGAGAAACGACGGCGCTCTGATCTTCCGCAACGTCGATGCCAATATCTTTACCGCCGAACTCGACGGTCAGTGGAACGTGACGACCAACCTATCGGCACGCGCCAACGTCATCTACAGCTATGGACAGAACAGCAGCGACAAGCGGCCGCTGTACGGGATCGCGCCCCTCGAGGCCAATCTCCTGCTGGACTACTCGGATCGGCTCGGCAGCTTCGGGACTTGGTCGCTCGGCGGCAAGCTACGGCTGGTTGCGGACCAGACCCGCGTCGACGACAACGCGGTGACGGGGTCCGGCTTCGACGAAGGCGAGACTGACGGCTGCGCGGTGCTCGACCTCTACGCCGGTGCGCAGCTCTACGACCGGATCGGACTGCGGCTCGGCGTCGAGAACGTTTTCGACAGCGATTACCGGGAACATGTCGCGCGTCATACGCTCGATTCCCGGCAAAGATCGCGGATCGCCGCGCCCGGCCGATCCCTTTTCGTCAACGCCATCGTCACTTTCTAACCGAGAAAGGAGGCAATCGTGTCTTTCGCGATCACGCGCCGGTCGGTCCTTGGCGGGCTTGCCGCCACGGCCGCTGTATCCGGCCTGCCGTACAGGGCTTTCGCCCAATCCCTGCGCCTCTTCGGCGCGCCCATCGGCGTCTCCGTGCCGTTGGCCCACCTCGTGGACCGCAATGGTCTGGCGCCGCTGGCGGACAACGCGACGCTGACGATCTGGCGGTCGCCGGACGAAATGCGAGCCGGCGTCGTCTCCGGGGCGATCGAGCTGACCACCTCGCCGGCGCCGACGGCGGCCAATCTCTACAATCGCGGAACGGGCATGCGCCTCGCCGGCGTCCTGACCACCGGCATGCTCTACCTGATGACGACGCGGGGCGGTCTCGATGACCTTACCGGCCTGGCCGGGCAGCGGGTCCTGGTCCCCTTCCGGGGCGACATGCCGGACCGAGTGTTCGAGCTGTTGCTGCGCGCGCGCGGCATGAGCCTGAACGACGTCGAGGTGCAATACACCGCGACTCCCATCGAGGCGGCGCAGCTTCTGTTGGCAGGGCAAGCCGAGTTCGCGGTACTGCAGGAGCCGGCGGCCACGGCGTCGATCATGCGGGGACTGGCGCAGTCGGTTCCCGTGTTCCGGGCGCTGGACTTTCAACAGCTCTACGCCGAGACAGGCGGCGAGGGGCTCGACATTCCCATGGCCGTCCTCATCATGCAGGACAGCCTCCGCGACCGTCTTCCCGACCTCCCGAACAAGCTGCTGAGCGAACTCCGCGGCTCGACCCAGTGGGTGCGGAACAATCCGGCCTCGGCGGCACGGCTCGGCGAGGACTATCTCGGTCTGCGGCAGCCGGTCCTGGAGCGCTCGATTCCCTTCATGAACCTCTCCCTGCGGACACCTGCCCAGGCGCGCGCATCCTTGGAACGCCTCTACGGCGAGTTGGCCGGCGAGTCCGCGGCACTGATCGGAGGCAGGCTCCCCGATGACGATTTCTACCTCGATATCCAGGCTTAGAGCGGCGCCCTCTCCGACTCCACTGCAGCGGACTGTCTGGAGCAGCGCCGGCCTGTTCGCCTTGATCCTGGCTTGGTGGCTCGGCAGCCTCGCCTTGAGCCCGATAGCCTTGCCGTCGCCTCTGGAGACCGCCTCGGCCTTGAGCCGCATTCTGTTCGACGGCGTCGCCCTTTCGTATCTCCTGGAAACGGCTTTTCGCGTTCTCTGCGGCTTCGCGGTGGCGCTGACCGTCGGTGCTGTCCTGGGCCTTGCGGCCGGCCTCTCGGTTCCGCTTCGACAGGCGGTCGGGCCCATCCTTTCGATGATGCTGGCCGTTCCGCCGATCGCCTGGGTCGTGTTGTCTCTCCTCTGGTTCGGGCTCGGCGGTCAGGCGGTGATCTTCACCATTGCCGTCGCGCTCGTTCCCATCGTCTTTCTCGCCATGCTGCAGGGGATGCGGACGGTCGATCCGGCCTTGGTCGAGATGGCCGAGAGCTTTCACCTGAGGTTTCCCGACTTCCTCCGGGAGGTCCTGCTGCCCCACCTCCTGTCCTACCTCCTGCCGGCTATGGTGACCGCTTTCGGAATTGCCTGGAAGGTTGCCGTCATGGCCGAATTGCTGGGCGCGCACAGCGGCATCGGCTCCGGCCTCGCCGTGGCGAGATCGAACCTCGACACTGCGGAAAGCTTCGCCTGGATCCTGCTGGCCGTCGGGAGCTTCCTGGCCGTGCAGTACGGTTTGATTCAACCGCTCTATCGTCGGCTGGAACCTTGGCGCGAGCCGGCCGCGGGCGCCGGGCGGCAGGTCGCCTCGTGACCCGGTCCGCAGCGCGGCTTGCACCCGGCAGGGGGGATGCTCTTGCCGCCTTGACCGCCGTTTCCGTCGACCTCGGTGGCCGGACGGTCCTGCGGGAGATAGATCTTGCGGTGGAGCCGGCCCGCCTGGTCGCGGTGATCGGTCCGTCGGGGTGCGGGAAGACGACCCTTTTACGCTTGCTCGGGGATCTTCTCGAGCCGACCGCCGGAACCGTCGCGGGCTGTCGGGAGCGAACCGCCTTCGTCTTCCAGGACCATCGTCTGCTGCCCTGGCGAACCGCGCTCGCGAATGTCGCTTTCGGCGCCTTGTCGCGTGGGGTCGACCGCCGCGAGCGGCGGGCCATGGCGGAGCGTCTCTTGTTCGAGTGCGGTCTTCCCCCCGAGTCCCATGGCCTCTATCCGGCCCAACTCAGCGGGGGCATGCGTGCGCGCGTGGCCCTGGCCCGTGCCCTCGCCGTCGAACCGCGGCTGGTTCTCCTCGACGAGCCCTTCAATGGACTGGATCTACAGATGCGCCGAAGTCTGCAGTCCATGCTGTGTGCGCTGGTCGAACGGCGCGGTCTCGGGGCTGTCCTGGTGACCCATGATCTCCTGGAGGCGTCTCGCATCGCCGATCGGGTCGTTGCGATTTCCTCATCCGGCCGCATTGCCTTTCTGGAGAGCTTCGAGCGCCGGCCGGCCGAACGGAACGGCGATGCGATTCAGGCGGCTGCACAGCGGCTGACGCTTCGGCTCGAGTCGAGCGCGTCGGGACGGGACTGAGAGATCGTTCGCCCTACACAAACCGGACGGCTCACACGAACTTCCGGAACAGCCGGGTCTGGTCGAACAAGGCTTCCAAGCTGCGCATCCGCTCGCGGGTCTCCGCCCAGCCGGAATCCTGCACCGCGGCGATCAGCGCCTCGACGATGAAGAGCGTGACCACGGAAGAGTCCCAGGCCGAGGGCGCCTCGATCCGAGCGTGAAAGCTGTGGGCCGCGTGCTTGGCGGCGGGGGAGCCCCACTGGTCGGTGAAGACCAGGGGGACGGCACCGCGTTCCTTCGCCATTTCGGCCAGGCGCAGCAGGTCGTGTTCGTAGCGGCGCACGTCGAACAGGGCCAGGACGTCGCCGGGCTGCATGTTGAGCACGTAGTGCGGCCAGGTGTTCGCATTGGGGGCGATCAGGGTCAGGCCGGGGCGCACGACCTGCAGGTGGGTGAAGAAGTAGTCGGCCAGGGCGCGGCTGATCCGGCCGCCCACCACGTAGACGCGGCGCTCCCGGTCGGACAGCAGGGCGACCGCCGCGTCGAAGGTCTCGGGGTCGATCTGGCCGAGGGTCTGGCGCAGGTTCTCCATGACCGCCTCGGCGAAACGGTTGAGAATGTGGGTGTCCGGCGCATCGGCGGC
This genomic window from Algihabitans albus contains:
- a CDS encoding TonB-dependent receptor, whose protein sequence is MSQLSSGPRRRARASIRYVGRRGRSLELGFCLLAGLLVGLPLQAAANESSSGLPFFQIQNGDVQPNHTSPIRQFEAVRGAGLDAARPPGRGVQPVADFLPRLRQHRDSRPLPIAPLFQFDRAPGDMPYRTDNIRLPLGTDDALRRNADHFKISGGYATPGDTLEALGQATLRRPEGYLRAFARGTDARDGFEGGDGQQVPFEYSRNSQQLVLGWTPSADFEAFAVLLRDDIDDDATPSSRLDNLETDRLVGRLGFELRDVPGEAVSRVRAEMRIRDVERVNNNFDVRDFTVAPGARRIEVENERFFIDGRLFGDFTAGAFENRLGLDWIVERRDGDRLTDLNAASPEPRLNGLASPLFPDIAVAEFGPTFETATSLSADDHMRFGLGYRFVHADAQDVDTAGQGPFANLAPGLPATASNLYDFYYGSTEVEQNDHLLSARAVYQHETLDDRLTLFGEVARTDRAADSKERYWAGTTPPPQAANRLVGNPELEPERHYQAAAGFIFDGPDWIDFGRARRGGTTLLPGAWQISGALRFSHVEDFITRDSARLQSGVLRNDGALIFRNVDANIFTAELDGQWNVTTNLSARANVIYSYGQNSSDKRPLYGIAPLEANLLLDYSDRLGSFGTWSLGGKLRLVADQTRVDDNAVTGSGFDEGETDGCAVLDLYAGAQLYDRIGLRLGVENVFDSDYREHVARHTLDSRQRSRIAAPGRSLFVNAIVTF
- a CDS encoding ABC transporter substrate-binding protein, coding for MSFAITRRSVLGGLAATAAVSGLPYRAFAQSLRLFGAPIGVSVPLAHLVDRNGLAPLADNATLTIWRSPDEMRAGVVSGAIELTTSPAPTAANLYNRGTGMRLAGVLTTGMLYLMTTRGGLDDLTGLAGQRVLVPFRGDMPDRVFELLLRARGMSLNDVEVQYTATPIEAAQLLLAGQAEFAVLQEPAATASIMRGLAQSVPVFRALDFQQLYAETGGEGLDIPMAVLIMQDSLRDRLPDLPNKLLSELRGSTQWVRNNPASAARLGEDYLGLRQPVLERSIPFMNLSLRTPAQARASLERLYGELAGESAALIGGRLPDDDFYLDIQA
- a CDS encoding ABC transporter permease yields the protein MTISTSISRLRAAPSPTPLQRTVWSSAGLFALILAWWLGSLALSPIALPSPLETASALSRILFDGVALSYLLETAFRVLCGFAVALTVGAVLGLAAGLSVPLRQAVGPILSMMLAVPPIAWVVLSLLWFGLGGQAVIFTIAVALVPIVFLAMLQGMRTVDPALVEMAESFHLRFPDFLREVLLPHLLSYLLPAMVTAFGIAWKVAVMAELLGAHSGIGSGLAVARSNLDTAESFAWILLAVGSFLAVQYGLIQPLYRRLEPWREPAAGAGRQVAS
- a CDS encoding ATP-binding cassette domain-containing protein is translated as MTAVSVDLGGRTVLREIDLAVEPARLVAVIGPSGCGKTTLLRLLGDLLEPTAGTVAGCRERTAFVFQDHRLLPWRTALANVAFGALSRGVDRRERRAMAERLLFECGLPPESHGLYPAQLSGGMRARVALARALAVEPRLVLLDEPFNGLDLQMRRSLQSMLCALVERRGLGAVLVTHDLLEASRIADRVVAISSSGRIAFLESFERRPAERNGDAIQAAAQRLTLRLESSASGRD
- a CDS encoding MurR/RpiR family transcriptional regulator; the encoded protein is METVQDFTVAERIRGRFAALTRAERQLANAMLASYPVLGLDSIASVAEASGVSGPTVVRMAKKLGFAGFPELQAALRAELEATISTPIAKHDGWAADAPDTHILNRFAEAVMENLRQTLGQIDPETFDAAVALLSDRERRVYVVGGRISRALADYFFTHLQVVRPGLTLIAPNANTWPHYVLNMQPGDVLALFDVRRYEHDLLRLAEMAKERGAVPLVFTDQWGSPAAKHAAHSFHARIEAPSAWDSSVVTLFIVEALIAAVQDSGWAETRERMRSLEALFDQTRLFRKFV